The Deinococcus koreensis genome window below encodes:
- a CDS encoding class I SAM-dependent methyltransferase, whose protein sequence is MTSSQEQFGAHAAKYAQSEIHRAGPSLPVLLDFAAPTRQDRALDVATGTGHTALALAPRVAQVTGLDLTEAMLAHARQQAGAAGLANVTFQPGDAEALPFPDAAFTLLTSRHAPHHFHHLDRFLAEAFRVLEPGGRLVIADQISPTPELQPWIDTYQRRRDPSHVAQRTVAAWRELARAAGFGWARDTLVPYRLEFGWWVAQSGCAPETVRALREHAASLTAEEQDAVGLHFGEAGELVAHTEQMLVVRLEKR, encoded by the coding sequence ATGACCAGCAGTCAGGAACAGTTCGGCGCCCACGCTGCGAAGTACGCGCAGAGCGAGATCCACCGCGCCGGCCCCAGCCTGCCCGTGCTGCTGGACTTCGCCGCGCCGACCCGGCAGGACAGGGCGCTGGACGTCGCCACCGGCACCGGCCACACGGCCCTGGCCCTGGCCCCACGGGTCGCCCAGGTGACCGGGCTGGATCTCACGGAGGCGATGCTGGCCCACGCGCGCCAACAGGCCGGGGCGGCAGGGCTCGCCAACGTGACGTTCCAGCCGGGCGATGCCGAGGCTCTGCCCTTTCCGGACGCCGCCTTCACGCTGCTCACGTCCCGCCACGCGCCCCACCACTTCCACCACCTCGACCGGTTTCTGGCCGAGGCGTTCCGGGTGCTGGAGCCCGGCGGGCGCCTCGTGATCGCGGATCAGATCAGCCCCACGCCTGAGCTTCAGCCCTGGATCGACACCTACCAGCGGCGGCGCGACCCCAGTCACGTCGCCCAGCGCACCGTGGCCGCGTGGCGGGAGCTGGCGCGGGCGGCGGGTTTCGGGTGGGCGCGGGACACGCTGGTGCCGTACCGCCTGGAGTTCGGCTGGTGGGTGGCCCAGTCCGGGTGTGCCCCGGAGACGGTGCGGGCGCTGCGCGAGCACGCGGCGAGCCTCACGGCCGAGGAGCAGGACGCGGTGGGCCTGCACTTCGGTGAGGCCGGGGAACTGGTCGCCCACACCGAGCAGATGCTGGTGGTCAGGCTGGAAAAGCGCTAA
- the ubiE gene encoding bifunctional demethylmenaquinone methyltransferase/2-methoxy-6-polyprenyl-1,4-benzoquinol methylase UbiE, producing MTDRPAVGDKQDKGKDVQAMFASIAPRYDLLNRVLSLGVDRGWRRAAAQEALALEPGRVLDVATGTGDFALELKGRAPGAEVVGSDFVPQMLDIARGKSAARHLDIRLEEGDALNLPYPDGRFDAVTCAFGFRNFADYARGLSEFHRVLAPGGRVVILEFPPPRAGLFGRLFRFYFQHVLPRIGALVSGNAGAYTYLPESVLAFPDPETLAGLMRATGFRTRFRVLSFGIAAIHVGDRL from the coding sequence ATGACAGACCGGCCGGCCGTGGGCGACAAGCAGGACAAGGGCAAAGACGTGCAGGCCATGTTCGCCTCTATCGCGCCGCGCTACGACCTGCTGAACCGGGTACTCAGCCTGGGCGTGGATCGGGGCTGGCGCCGCGCCGCCGCGCAGGAGGCCCTGGCGCTGGAGCCCGGGCGCGTGCTGGACGTGGCCACCGGCACGGGCGATTTCGCCCTGGAACTTAAGGGCCGGGCACCAGGGGCCGAGGTCGTCGGCTCCGACTTCGTACCCCAGATGCTCGACATTGCCCGCGGCAAGTCGGCGGCCCGGCACCTCGACATCCGGCTGGAGGAGGGCGACGCGCTGAACCTGCCCTACCCGGACGGCCGCTTCGACGCCGTGACCTGCGCCTTCGGTTTCCGCAACTTCGCCGACTACGCGCGTGGACTGTCCGAGTTCCACCGCGTCCTGGCGCCGGGGGGCCGGGTGGTGATCCTGGAGTTCCCGCCGCCCCGCGCCGGGCTGTTCGGCCGCCTCTTCCGCTTCTACTTCCAGCACGTCCTGCCGCGCATCGGCGCCCTCGTCAGCGGCAACGCCGGCGCCTACACCTACCTGCCCGAAAGCGTGCTGGCCTTTCCCGACCCCGAGACCCTGGCGGGGCTCATGCGCGCCACCGGCTTCCGCACCCGCTTCCGCGTCCTGAGCTTCGGCATCGCGGCGATCCACGTAGGCGACAGGCTTTAG
- a CDS encoding GNAT family N-acetyltransferase, whose amino-acid sequence MIQYRLRAPIDFTALGRLRQAAWGGSSDGGWWRPVLERSLTWVTAHQGDALVGFVNVVWDGGVHAFLLDTTVHPAYQQRSIGRELVRRAARAAREHGGLEWLHVDYEPHLSGFYEGCGFTPTPAGLLKLG is encoded by the coding sequence GTGATCCAGTACCGCCTGCGGGCGCCCATAGATTTCACGGCGCTGGGCCGTCTGCGGCAGGCCGCGTGGGGCGGGAGTTCCGACGGTGGGTGGTGGCGGCCGGTGCTGGAGAGATCGCTGACCTGGGTCACGGCGCACCAGGGGGACGCGCTGGTGGGCTTCGTGAACGTCGTCTGGGACGGGGGTGTCCACGCCTTCCTGCTGGACACGACCGTGCATCCGGCGTATCAGCAGCGCAGCATCGGCCGCGAACTGGTCAGGCGCGCGGCGCGGGCGGCCCGCGAGCACGGCGGGCTGGAATGGCTGCACGTGGACTACGAGCCTCACCTGAGCGGCTTCTACGAGGGCTGCGGCTTCACGCCGACCCCGGCAGGGCTGCTGAAACTGGGATAG
- a CDS encoding glycine C-acetyltransferase, translating into MSTSLSERLNAELSSLRESGLLISPRVLDAANRARTRVDGREVVNLASNNYLGFADHPALKARAAEYLEKWGVGAGAVRTIAGTLRIHEELEEQIAAFKHTGSALVLHSGFTTNQGVLGALLREGDLVISDELNHASIIDGLRLTKATKKVYRHADAADLERLLQEHDTDGLKLVVTDGVFSMDGDLAPLDALVAVARKHGAVTYVDDAHGSGVMGESGRGTVHHFGFEYADDVIQVGTLSKAWGGVGGYAAGHANLRQLLINRARPYLFSTAQAPATVGALAAALEEVQRDPTLMERLWDNTRYFKAELARLGFDTMGSVTPITPVLFGEPAAAFEASRRLFEQGVFAVGLGFPTVPRGSARIRNIVTAEHTRDDLDHALQAYQTVGRSLGVTAA; encoded by the coding sequence ATGTCCACCTCCCTCTCCGAACGCCTGAACGCCGAACTGAGCAGCCTGCGCGAGTCCGGCCTGCTGATCTCGCCGCGTGTGCTGGACGCCGCCAACCGGGCGCGCACACGGGTCGATGGCCGCGAGGTCGTGAACTTGGCGAGCAACAACTACCTGGGCTTCGCCGACCATCCGGCGCTCAAGGCGCGGGCGGCCGAGTACCTGGAGAAATGGGGCGTGGGCGCCGGCGCCGTGCGAACCATTGCCGGCACCCTGCGGATTCACGAGGAACTGGAGGAGCAGATCGCGGCCTTCAAGCACACCGGCAGCGCGCTGGTGCTGCACTCGGGCTTCACGACCAACCAGGGCGTGCTGGGCGCCCTGCTGCGCGAGGGCGATCTGGTGATCAGCGACGAGCTGAACCACGCCTCCATCATCGACGGGCTGCGACTGACCAAGGCGACCAAGAAGGTCTACAGGCACGCCGACGCGGCCGATCTGGAGCGGCTGCTGCAGGAGCACGACACCGACGGCCTGAAGCTGGTCGTGACCGACGGCGTGTTCTCCATGGACGGCGACCTGGCCCCGCTGGACGCGCTGGTCGCGGTGGCCCGTAAACACGGCGCCGTGACCTATGTGGACGACGCCCACGGCTCGGGCGTGATGGGCGAATCAGGGCGCGGCACCGTGCACCACTTCGGCTTCGAGTATGCCGACGACGTAATCCAGGTCGGCACGCTGAGCAAAGCCTGGGGCGGCGTGGGCGGCTACGCGGCGGGGCACGCGAACCTGCGCCAGCTGCTCATCAACCGCGCCCGGCCGTACCTGTTCTCCACCGCCCAGGCCCCGGCCACCGTGGGCGCCCTGGCCGCCGCGCTGGAAGAGGTACAGCGCGACCCGACCCTGATGGAACGCCTGTGGGACAACACCCGCTACTTCAAGGCCGAACTGGCCCGGCTGGGCTTCGACACCATGGGTTCGGTGACGCCCATCACGCCGGTGCTGTTCGGCGAACCTGCCGCCGCCTTCGAGGCCAGCCGACGGCTGTTCGAGCAGGGCGTCTTCGCGGTCGGCCTGGGCTTTCCCACCGTGCCGCGCGGCTCGGCCCGGATCCGCAACATCGTGACCGCCGAGCACACCCGAGACGACCTCGACCACGCGCTGCAGGCGTACCAGACGGTCGGCCGCAGCCTGGGCGTCACTGCGGCGTGA
- a CDS encoding Atu2307/SP_0267 family LLM class monooxygenase codes for MQIGIDSFAAVVSDPETGRTLSAAERVQNLVEEIVQADQAGVDSFGVGEHHRPEYLDSAPAMILAAAAARTRRIRLNSAVTVLSADDPVRVFQQYATLDLISGGRAELVVGRGSFTEAYPLFGLNLRDYDSLFAEKLELLLKIREDTHVHWTGRHRAALSGQGVYPRPLQSPLPVWLGVGGTPESFVRAGMLGLPLMVAIIGGDFRRFRPLVDLYREAGRRAGHAPDSLKVGVHAFGYVAGSAQEARDTFFPGYARMLDTIGRERGWSPPSRAAFDAATAPGGPYLIGEPEAVAEKVLYVNEVLGGVTRLSFQMTNVLMPQPKMLRAIELLGTGVAPRVRAALGVSQPVG; via the coding sequence ATGCAGATCGGAATCGACAGTTTCGCCGCCGTGGTGTCCGACCCGGAGACCGGGCGTACCCTGAGCGCCGCCGAGAGGGTGCAGAACCTCGTCGAGGAGATCGTGCAGGCCGATCAGGCGGGCGTGGACTCCTTCGGGGTGGGCGAGCATCACCGGCCCGAGTATCTCGACTCGGCCCCCGCGATGATCCTGGCGGCCGCCGCCGCGCGCACCCGCCGGATCCGCCTCAACAGCGCCGTGACGGTGCTCAGCGCCGACGACCCGGTGCGGGTGTTCCAGCAGTACGCCACCCTCGACCTGATCTCCGGGGGGCGCGCCGAACTGGTGGTGGGGCGCGGGTCGTTCACCGAGGCCTACCCGCTGTTCGGGCTGAACCTGCGGGACTACGACTCGCTGTTCGCCGAGAAGCTGGAGTTGCTGCTGAAGATCCGTGAGGACACGCATGTGCACTGGACAGGACGGCACCGCGCGGCGCTGAGCGGCCAGGGCGTGTACCCGCGCCCGCTGCAGAGCCCGCTGCCGGTCTGGCTGGGTGTGGGCGGCACACCGGAGTCCTTCGTGCGCGCCGGGATGCTGGGCCTGCCGCTGATGGTGGCGATCATCGGCGGCGACTTCCGGCGGTTCCGGCCGCTGGTCGACCTGTACCGCGAGGCGGGACGCCGCGCCGGGCACGCCCCGGACAGTCTGAAGGTCGGGGTGCACGCCTTCGGGTACGTGGCGGGCAGCGCTCAGGAAGCGCGTGACACCTTCTTCCCCGGCTACGCGCGGATGCTGGACACCATCGGACGCGAGCGGGGCTGGTCGCCGCCCAGCCGCGCCGCCTTCGACGCCGCCACGGCCCCCGGCGGCCCCTACCTGATCGGGGAGCCGGAGGCGGTGGCCGAGAAGGTGCTGTATGTGAACGAGGTGCTGGGCGGCGTGACGCGGCTGTCCTTCCAGATGACCAACGTGCTGATGCCCCAGCCGAAGATGCTGCGCGCCATCGAGCTGCTGGGCACCGGGGTCGCGCCGCGGGTGCGGGCGGCCCTGGGCGTCTCGCAGCCGGTGGGCTGA
- the lpdA gene encoding dihydrolipoyl dehydrogenase gives MTKSFDFDVLVIGAGPGGYHAAIRAAQLGLKVACAEREAVGGVCLNVGCIPTKALLHAGEQIAAARHAADFGLTFGQQSLDIAKLNGWKDGIVKKLTGGVGALFKANKVTHLIGQASFVDDHTVKVGDQTYSAASIIIATGSEPAKLPGLEVDQSSIVDSTGALVMPDPVPARMLCVGGGVIGFEFAHVYNNMGAKVKIIEFLPNVIPGADADAVKEFAKIMTKQGIEIAVQTKANRAEKKADGIHVELENVKTGEKTVEVFDRVLVAVGRRPRTDGLNAQAAGVTVTERGFIPADTRQRSNVPHIYVVGDVASNPMLAHKAMKEGLVAAEVIAGKPAEQDAVAIPGVVYTSPELAWVGLTEAEAKEKGYEIKTGVFPLSASGRAMTLQATDGFVKMVVEKDTDLLLGVHIVGPHASDLLGEAGLALEMAATASDIALTMHAHPTLGESVLEAAEAVHKQAIHIMNR, from the coding sequence ATGACGAAATCCTTTGATTTTGACGTGCTGGTCATCGGTGCTGGCCCCGGTGGCTACCACGCCGCGATCCGCGCCGCCCAGCTGGGCCTGAAGGTCGCCTGCGCCGAGCGCGAGGCCGTGGGCGGCGTGTGCCTGAATGTGGGCTGCATTCCCACCAAGGCCCTGCTGCACGCGGGCGAGCAGATCGCCGCCGCCCGCCACGCCGCCGACTTCGGCCTGACCTTCGGGCAGCAGAGCCTCGATATTGCCAAGCTGAACGGCTGGAAGGACGGCATCGTGAAGAAGCTGACCGGCGGGGTGGGCGCGCTGTTCAAGGCGAACAAGGTCACGCACCTGATCGGGCAGGCCAGCTTCGTGGACGACCACACGGTCAAGGTCGGAGACCAGACCTACAGCGCCGCCAGCATCATCATCGCCACGGGCTCCGAGCCGGCGAAACTGCCGGGCCTGGAGGTGGATCAGAGCTCAATCGTGGACAGTACGGGCGCGCTGGTCATGCCCGACCCGGTGCCCGCCCGGATGCTGTGCGTGGGCGGCGGCGTGATCGGCTTCGAGTTCGCGCACGTGTACAACAACATGGGCGCCAAGGTGAAGATCATCGAGTTCCTGCCGAACGTGATCCCCGGCGCCGACGCCGACGCGGTGAAGGAATTCGCCAAGATCATGACCAAGCAGGGCATCGAGATCGCCGTGCAGACCAAGGCCAACCGGGCCGAGAAGAAGGCCGACGGCATCCATGTGGAACTGGAGAACGTCAAGACCGGCGAGAAGACGGTCGAGGTCTTCGACCGCGTGCTGGTCGCCGTGGGCCGCCGCCCGCGCACCGACGGGCTAAACGCCCAGGCGGCGGGCGTAACCGTCACGGAGCGCGGCTTCATTCCGGCCGATACCCGCCAGCGCAGCAACGTGCCCCACATCTACGTGGTGGGCGACGTGGCGAGCAACCCCATGCTGGCCCACAAGGCCATGAAGGAGGGCCTGGTGGCCGCCGAGGTGATCGCCGGCAAGCCCGCCGAGCAGGACGCCGTGGCGATTCCCGGCGTGGTGTACACCAGCCCCGAACTCGCCTGGGTCGGCCTGACCGAGGCCGAGGCGAAGGAGAAGGGCTACGAGATCAAGACCGGCGTGTTCCCCCTCTCGGCCTCGGGCCGCGCCATGACGCTGCAGGCCACCGACGGTTTCGTGAAGATGGTCGTGGAGAAGGACACGGATCTGCTGCTGGGCGTGCACATCGTGGGGCCGCACGCCTCCGACCTGCTGGGCGAGGCCGGGCTGGCGCTGGAGATGGCCGCGACCGCCAGCGACATCGCCCTGACCATGCACGCCCACCCCACCCTGGGCGAGAGCGTGCTGGAGGCCGCCGAGGCCGTGCACAAGCAGGCGATCCACATCATGAACAGGTAG
- a CDS encoding PAS domain S-box protein — MRELRWAYVLFGLLALTSFLIVFLVPRPEAYWLLLPLLSVQLAAIWLAGRIIRVVRGHRQLRESYEQELDFARQLMESVDHGLTVADESGHFVYVNRAFAEMVGRPARDIVGRSPLEFTVPDDHHKLQQARVARQHGKSSTYQTRLRRADGEVVEVQITGTPRWHQGRLVGNFAAIVPLFLGQMRPPGGSPPPPAAADRPEPL, encoded by the coding sequence GTGCGGGAACTGCGGTGGGCGTACGTCCTGTTCGGACTGCTGGCCCTGACCAGCTTTCTGATCGTTTTCCTGGTGCCCCGTCCGGAGGCGTACTGGCTGCTGCTGCCGCTGCTGAGCGTCCAGCTGGCGGCGATCTGGCTCGCGGGGCGGATCATCCGGGTGGTGCGCGGCCACCGGCAGCTGCGGGAGTCCTACGAGCAGGAACTGGATTTCGCCCGGCAGCTCATGGAGAGCGTCGATCACGGCCTGACGGTGGCCGACGAGAGCGGCCATTTCGTCTATGTCAACCGCGCCTTCGCCGAGATGGTGGGGCGGCCCGCCCGGGACATCGTGGGCCGCTCGCCCCTCGAATTCACTGTTCCAGACGATCACCATAAGCTCCAACAGGCCAGGGTCGCGCGCCAGCACGGCAAGAGCAGCACCTACCAGACCCGGCTGCGTCGGGCCGACGGCGAGGTCGTCGAGGTACAGATCACGGGCACGCCCCGCTGGCACCAGGGACGGCTGGTGGGCAACTTCGCGGCCATCGTGCCGCTGTTCCTGGGTCAGATGAGGCCGCCCGGCGGCAGCCCCCCGCCGCCGGCCGCCGCCGACCGTCCGGAACCGCTCTAG
- a CDS encoding DUF6924 domain-containing protein — protein sequence MPFTLPEPDDLTSLLVRTDYSDNDSWQTALAAATAPVQLAEMPTPFVARFTIVEHADYDGLSIAALSAALHDSALNELFVVDKVSTTEEEHTLLVVHVDEADGGAIHSFRVSPEYAWAVQNNLCLANMDFQEFAVNVDRDGVYRGGSTPTSSDGA from the coding sequence ATGCCATTCACTCTGCCTGAGCCCGACGATCTGACGTCCCTGCTGGTGCGAACCGATTACAGCGACAATGACTCCTGGCAAACCGCACTCGCCGCAGCAACCGCACCCGTTCAGTTGGCTGAGATGCCCACTCCATTTGTAGCCCGATTTACTATTGTGGAACATGCAGATTATGACGGCTTGAGCATCGCCGCGCTCTCAGCAGCTCTGCATGACAGTGCTTTGAATGAGCTGTTCGTGGTGGATAAAGTGAGCACTACGGAGGAGGAACATACCCTTCTTGTCGTCCATGTAGACGAAGCGGACGGTGGGGCCATCCATTCGTTCAGGGTTTCCCCAGAGTACGCCTGGGCCGTTCAGAACAACCTCTGTCTCGCCAACATGGACTTCCAGGAGTTTGCGGTAAACGTGGATAGAGATGGCGTGTACAGAGGCGGCTCCACCCCCACGTCGTCTGACGGCGCCTGA
- a CDS encoding DEAD/DEAH box helicase, with product MLLARAPTAHLEGFLRDTLGGGATRLYGEEAAPARTLGATELGWSDAVVRGFGFAEVYAHQAETYRLMREGRHVIVTTPTASGKTGAFFPGVFERLERDPDATALFVYPLVALGQDQRDKLRAFRERGGFSWEIGAFQGAAQVGEVFKDGVRMVTATPDKLHWSLTQSAVRAFLARLSFIVLDEAHTYRGGFGSEVAGMLRRLLELARALGAKPQVVLSTATIGNPAEFARELTGIDAVEVSESGAARPGKLYYLADHRGQPRRFWNAVMDASARHDLKVLAFFRGRSRAARLYSTYRAQPQYAGRAHLYMAGTSDREGRLSEFRRAASGVMFATNALEAGVDIGDLEVVIIDGYPGSRMAFRQMAGRAGRVAPGLVLYLPSLNEQGVPQPADAFYSNSGNFLELLTGPIEKAVVEANNPYLSPKHQARGNEEFRSAGLTEPHLPEVSPQKYWNLRGEGSLKFVVVEADDWARVGARALDTPLESPSQHYALTEKHEGAVFTLDGQGYKVVRWERHGAGTAILVEKFQAANLFTRGLYAIEVTPRGMGNWHKRGPLAFRHGEVTIRRRYTGYQMLRQVFERACIGCDREPGPTERACAKCGGRIQDRMQDHKLSEHLYDVPVELPPFRTSALEIGIDARATERPTAVAHTLKHLLQKVTPERIACDENDLSGAFRGGHDTYFYLYDDWLGGLGVSRRAYEHLDDLLARALQLAAKTCCQSPDGCYACTAVSRCSSPFLPSGERRPTDKHATRRFLEEVLGVQAAPEAQAGAGDTPPDLAPDLPPSWPLQARELLDLHGLSLPEVSARLGLPSREIQRAVNTTQPLRLRHPRFGEGVFMQGFLQGERREVLVYFPGVGQKRLLLQFAGLSVIEAPVASG from the coding sequence ATGCTGCTGGCCCGCGCCCCCACCGCCCATCTGGAGGGGTTCCTGCGCGACACCCTGGGCGGCGGCGCGACCCGGCTGTATGGGGAAGAGGCGGCCCCGGCGCGCACCCTGGGGGCCACCGAGCTGGGCTGGTCGGACGCTGTGGTGCGCGGCTTCGGCTTCGCGGAGGTCTATGCCCACCAGGCCGAGACCTACCGCCTGATGCGCGAGGGCCGGCACGTGATCGTGACCACCCCGACCGCCAGCGGCAAGACCGGCGCCTTTTTCCCCGGCGTCTTCGAGCGCCTGGAGCGCGATCCGGACGCCACCGCCCTGTTCGTGTACCCGCTGGTGGCGCTGGGCCAGGATCAGCGCGACAAGCTGCGGGCCTTCCGTGAGCGCGGCGGCTTTTCCTGGGAGATCGGGGCCTTCCAGGGCGCCGCTCAGGTGGGCGAGGTGTTCAAGGACGGCGTGCGGATGGTCACGGCCACGCCCGACAAGCTGCACTGGTCGCTGACCCAGAGCGCCGTGCGCGCCTTCCTGGCGCGGCTCTCCTTTATCGTGCTGGACGAGGCGCACACCTACCGGGGGGGCTTCGGCTCGGAGGTCGCGGGGATGCTCCGGCGCCTTCTGGAACTGGCCCGCGCCCTGGGGGCGAAGCCGCAGGTCGTGCTCAGCACCGCGACCATCGGCAACCCGGCCGAGTTCGCGCGCGAACTGACGGGCATCGACGCCGTGGAGGTCAGCGAGTCCGGCGCCGCCAGGCCCGGCAAGCTGTACTACCTGGCCGACCACAGGGGCCAGCCGCGCCGCTTCTGGAACGCCGTGATGGACGCCAGCGCCCGCCACGACCTGAAGGTGCTGGCCTTCTTCCGGGGCCGCTCGCGGGCGGCGCGGCTGTATTCCACCTACCGGGCGCAGCCGCAGTACGCGGGCCGGGCGCACCTGTACATGGCCGGCACCTCCGACCGCGAGGGCCGCCTGAGCGAGTTCCGCCGCGCGGCGAGCGGGGTGATGTTCGCCACCAACGCCCTGGAAGCCGGCGTGGACATCGGCGACCTGGAGGTCGTGATCATCGACGGCTATCCGGGCTCGCGCATGGCCTTCCGGCAGATGGCGGGGCGCGCGGGGCGGGTGGCGCCGGGGCTGGTGCTGTACCTCCCCTCTCTCAACGAACAGGGCGTGCCGCAGCCCGCCGACGCGTTCTATTCCAACTCGGGCAATTTTCTGGAACTGCTGACCGGCCCCATCGAGAAGGCGGTCGTCGAGGCGAACAATCCCTACCTCTCGCCCAAGCACCAGGCGCGCGGCAATGAGGAATTCCGCTCCGCCGGGCTCACAGAGCCGCATCTGCCCGAAGTCTCGCCGCAGAAATACTGGAACCTGCGCGGCGAGGGCAGCCTGAAGTTCGTGGTGGTCGAGGCCGACGACTGGGCGCGGGTGGGGGCCAGAGCGCTCGACACGCCGCTGGAATCGCCCAGCCAGCACTACGCGCTGACCGAGAAGCACGAGGGCGCGGTGTTCACGCTCGACGGCCAGGGCTACAAGGTCGTGCGCTGGGAGCGGCATGGGGCGGGCACCGCCATTCTGGTCGAGAAGTTCCAGGCGGCCAACCTGTTCACGCGCGGCCTGTACGCCATCGAGGTCACGCCGCGCGGCATGGGGAACTGGCACAAGCGCGGCCCGCTGGCCTTCCGGCACGGCGAGGTCACCATCCGGCGGCGGTATACGGGCTACCAGATGCTGCGGCAGGTCTTTGAGCGGGCCTGTATCGGCTGCGACCGCGAGCCCGGCCCGACCGAGCGCGCGTGTGCGAAGTGCGGGGGCCGCATTCAGGACCGGATGCAGGATCACAAGCTCAGCGAGCACCTGTACGACGTGCCGGTCGAGCTGCCGCCCTTCCGCACCAGCGCGCTGGAAATCGGCATCGACGCCCGCGCCACCGAGCGCCCCACGGCGGTCGCGCACACCCTCAAGCACCTGCTGCAGAAGGTCACGCCCGAGCGCATCGCCTGCGACGAGAACGACCTCTCCGGCGCCTTCCGGGGCGGCCATGACACCTACTTCTACCTCTACGACGACTGGCTGGGCGGCCTGGGCGTGTCGCGCCGCGCCTATGAGCATCTGGACGACCTGCTGGCCCGCGCCCTGCAGCTGGCGGCCAAAACCTGCTGCCAGTCCCCGGACGGCTGCTACGCCTGCACGGCGGTGAGCCGCTGCTCCTCGCCCTTCCTGCCCAGCGGCGAGCGCCGCCCGACCGACAAGCACGCCACCCGCCGCTTTCTGGAGGAGGTGCTGGGCGTGCAGGCGGCGCCCGAAGCCCAGGCTGGGGCCGGCGACACGCCCCCCGACCTCGCGCCCGACCTGCCGCCCTCGTGGCCGCTGCAGGCGCGTGAACTGCTCGACCTGCACGGCCTCTCGCTGCCCGAGGTCAGCGCCCGCCTGGGCCTGCCGAGCCGCGAGATCCAGCGCGCCGTGAACACCACCCAGCCCCTGCGCCTGCGCCACCCCAGATTCGGCGAGGGCGTGTTCATGCAGGGTTTCTTGCAGGGGGAGCGGCGCGAGGTGCTGGTGTATTTTCCCGGCGTGGGCCAGAAGAGACTGCTGCTGCAGTTCGCCGGCCTGAGCGTCATCGAGGCCCCCGTCGCCTCCGGTTGA
- a CDS encoding DUF4384 domain-containing protein, translated as MKKPIILLALTASLLGLAAPAFASPRLSAQSIIVNPVPTTLSTKVWVDRDPYGTGTPDYRVGDRITISTQTSENAYIYLFNLNPDGTTDQILPNRLSASSSNYVRAGQVRRFPAAGDNFTFDISGPYGLNKVLVIASRRPLNLSELSSYRSGDAFATVRPQTPGRLAQALSIVVNPISQPVPQQDWTSDTVQYNVAY; from the coding sequence ATGAAGAAGCCCATCATCCTGCTCGCTCTGACCGCTTCCCTGCTGGGCCTCGCCGCCCCCGCCTTCGCCTCCCCCAGGCTGAGCGCCCAGAGCATCATCGTCAATCCGGTGCCCACCACCCTGAGCACCAAGGTGTGGGTCGACCGCGATCCCTACGGCACCGGCACGCCGGACTACCGCGTGGGTGACCGCATCACGATCTCGACCCAGACGAGCGAGAACGCCTATATCTACCTGTTCAACCTGAACCCCGACGGCACGACCGACCAGATCCTGCCCAACCGACTGAGCGCGAGCAGCAGCAACTACGTGCGGGCCGGCCAGGTGCGCCGCTTCCCCGCTGCCGGGGACAATTTCACCTTCGACATCAGCGGGCCTTACGGGCTGAACAAGGTGCTGGTGATCGCCAGCCGCCGCCCGCTGAACCTCAGCGAACTGAGCAGCTACCGTTCGGGCGACGCTTTCGCGACCGTCAGACCGCAGACGCCCGGCCGTCTGGCCCAGGCCCTGAGCATCGTGGTGAACCCCATCAGCCAGCCTGTGCCCCAGCAGGACTGGACGAGCGACACCGTGCAGTACAACGTGGCCTACTGA